A window from Mangifera indica cultivar Alphonso chromosome 2, CATAS_Mindica_2.1, whole genome shotgun sequence encodes these proteins:
- the LOC123208879 gene encoding ADP-ribosylation factor has protein sequence MGLSFTKLFSRLFAKKEMRILMVGLDAAGKTTILYKLKLGEIVTTIPTIGFNVETVEYKNISFTVWDVGGQDKIRPLWRHYFQNTQGLIFVVDSNDRDRVVEARDELHRMLNEDELRDAVLLVFANKQDLPNAMNAAEITDKLGLHSLRQRHWYIQSTCATSGEGLYEGLDWLSNNIANKA, from the exons ATGGGGCTGTCATTTACCAAGCTTTTCAGTCGGCTTTTTGCCAAGAAAGAGATGCGAATTCTGATGGTGGGTCTTGATGCAGCTGGTAAGACCACCATTTTGTACAAGCTTAAGCTGGGCGAGATCGTGACAACCATTCCTACAATTG GATTCAATGTGGAGACTGTTGAGTACAAGAACATTAGTTTCACTGTTTGGGATGTTGGAGGTCAGGACAAG ATTCGTCCATTGTGGAGACATTATTTCCAAAACACCCAAGGGCTTATCTTCGTGGTTGATAGCAATGATCGCGACCGTGTGGTTGAAGCCAGGGATGAGCTGCACCGAATGCTGAAtgag GATGAGTTGAGGGATGCTGTGCTGCTTGTTTTTGCAAACAAGCAAGATCTTCCAAATGCTATGAATGCTGCTGAGATCACTGACAAGCTTGGTCTTCACTCCCTTCGCCAACGACACTG GTACATCCAGAGCACATGCGCCACATCCGGTGAAGGACTATACGAGGGGCTGGACTGGCTCTCCAACAACATTGCTAATAAG GCTTGA
- the LOC123208880 gene encoding WAT1-related protein At1g09380-like translates to MLSDFLPFFFMVLVQFGYAGMNITAKLALEAGMKPLVLVTYRQIFATFVMLPVAYFLEWKTRPKITKFIVFQILLCSLTGATGNQVLYFVGLAYSTPTIGCALTNILPAVTFVLAVVFRQEFVGIKTRAGQAKVLGTALCVGGAMLLSFYNGEMIPIPNSGIHWGYANRMSKQNASTNSNLVLGSILLMASTVSWAAWIVIQTQMSKKFPAPYISTTLMCFLGSIECGLIGLISEQKLSAWSLSSPIRLISAIYAGVVCSALAFSLTSWSIQKKGPLYVSVFNPLLLIIVAILSWALLGEKLFLGTAIGSVLIVIGLYAVLWGKDKEIKLDKPIKGAEAKTKKVNSVDMEMQPDACGNAANRGT, encoded by the exons ATGTTGAGtgattttcttccattttttttcatgGTTTTGGTTCAATTCGGGTATGCGGGCATGAACATTACCGCAAAATTGGCCTTGGAAGCCGGCATGAAGCCTCTTGTTCTTGTCACTTACAGGCAAATTTTTGCTACCTTCGTTATGCTCCCCGTTGCCTATTTCTTGGAGTG GAAAACCAGGCCAAAGATCACCAAGTTCATTGTTTTCCAGATTCTCTTATGCTCTCTTACTGG CGCCACCGGCAACCAGGTGCTTTACTTCGTCGGATTAGCCTACTCCACCCCGACAATCGGCTGTGCATTGACAAATATCCTACCAGCAGTCACCTTCGTCCTCGCCGTCGTTTTCAG GCAAGAATTTGTTGGCATCAAGACGAGAGCTGGGCAAGCAAAGGTCTTAGGAACAGCGCTGTGCGTCGGTGGAGCCATGTTACTGTCATTCTACAATGGGGAAATGATTCCTATTCCTAATTCAGGCATTCACTGGGGCTACGCTAATCGGATGAGCAAGCAAAACGCCAGCACCAATTCAAACTTGGTTCTGGGTTCGATTTTGCTGATGGCCAGTACTGTTTCTTGGGCTGCATGGATCGTGATTCAA ACGCAGATGAGCAAGAAGTTTCCGGCTCCGTACATCAGCACAACGTTGATGTGTTTCCTGGGCAGCATCGAGTGCGGGTTGATTGGCCTAATCTCTGAGCAGAAGCTTTCTGCATGGTCTTTGAGCTCTCCCATCAGGCTTATATCAGCTATCTACGCG GGAGTTGTGTGTTCTGCACTTGCCTTTAGCCTCACATCCTGGAGCATTCAAAAGAAAGGCCCTCTCTATGTCTCCGTCTTCAACCCACTGCTCCTCATTATCGTCGCCATTCTCAGCTGGGCCCTGCTTGGCGAGAAACTATTTCTGGGAAC AGCGATTGGTTCAGTCTTGATTGTCATTGGGCTGTATGCTGTGCTGTGGGGAAAGGACAAGGAGATCAAGCTGGACAAACCCATCAAAGGAGCAGAAGCAAAGACGAAAAAAGTGAACAGCGTCGACATGGAAATGCAGCCGGATGCTTGTGGAAATGCTGCCAACCGTGGCACTTAA